In Corylus avellana chromosome ca2, CavTom2PMs-1.0, the following proteins share a genomic window:
- the LOC132173120 gene encoding UPF0651 protein P31B10.02, mitochondrial — METAAHHRPIYRARLPTADHRRPKPKNVRAHVDVGLPMRRTSDLTLRRVSANTIINIFNNRLQDPRPFCAHAHNKKSMADEVTSKTPPDPEAIKNKKESEEESKQKLPPPPEKPLPGDCCGSGCVRCVWDLYYEELEDYNNLCESDSKPKSTTS; from the coding sequence ATGGAAACGGCTGCGCATCATCGACCCATATACCGTGCACGTTTACCAACAGCCGACCATCGTAGACCAAAGCCAAAAAATGTCCGAGCCCATGTTGATGTCGGCTTGCCCATGAGACGAACCTCCGATCTGACTCTGCGACGAGTTTCTGCCAATACAATCATCAATATCTTCAACAATCGGCTCCAAGATCCACGACCCTTTTGCGCTCACGCCCACAACAAGAAGTCAATGGCCGACGAGGTAACAAGCAAGACTCCACCAGACCCAGAGGCAATCAAGAACAAGAAGGAATCGGAAGAAGAATCGAAGCAGAAATTGCCTCCCCCGCCGGAGAAGCCCTTGCCGGGGGATTGTTGTGGCAGTGGGTGCGTGCGGTGCGTGTGGGACCTGTACTATGAGGAGCTCGAGGATTACAACAACCTTTGCGAAAGTGATTCCAAGCCCAAATCCACAACCTCTTGA